Genomic DNA from Caloenas nicobarica isolate bCalNic1 chromosome 3, bCalNic1.hap1, whole genome shotgun sequence:
TACAGAATGCTTGTTGATGGGACAGCACACAGAATATATCCATTTAAATATGACAAGAGATATTACTTGTGTTACTTACCTAGAGCTATCATGAAAGGAGGGTACAGCAGACAAAGATCAGTTCTATATGTGTCATTCACTATCCTCCTGTGCAAAAAAAGAACTTGTAAGTATCATCCTATTCACCTTTAGATTATATGTCTTCAGAAACTGCTGTCAGTTTATAAATATGTTGTGAGTTTCCCAGATGACAGAAGCAGTGAGGCTGCAGCACAAAACAGCAAGGGAAGAGATCTCTTCCCTTGTAAAAATCTCTTAaagcctttaatttttttctttgtagtcaCAGCAGAAGTTTATTTGAAGCACTATTATAGTACCataaatgtatttctgcaaaGTGTGTTGATGTATAACATAAAATAATCATCCCTGTTTCACAAGTAAAAGCAAGCataaaagtagtatttttacTGTCTTTCTGTATTTGAGAAAGTTCCAAGAATGGGAATTCCGCTAACACAGCTAAAATCCCCTATATACTGCTTCTACCTTCTGTGAGAAGACACAACAGAAAGCCGACACTGACAGATTACCTCCAGATTACCTCTACTCATAGTCACCATTCAGTGGTGTCAAAAGCTGTCCTATTAGAGCTAGTCTAAAAATCCGACCACTGCAAAGTAAAATCATTACAAGGTCAAAGACAGAATCAGCTAAGTCAGGGACATACACCTGCACAGGTTAACTAGGGCACCCTTTGTGTTCAAATGCGGCTAAGCCTGCTTTTGCTTAATCACCCTTAAAGCACAACTGTTAAACACTTGCTTTCTTGCTGAAAGGAGGCACTACTGTTAATCATCACCATTACCATGCAAGAGGTAGCAGCATGTCTTCTTGGCCCATATCTTGCACATACTGGAGCAAAGGTCTATAAGGATGATATACTATCAAACAGCAGTCCTAGGAAAAATGTCAATGGGATAAAAGTTAGATTACAATGCAGAATGCATTGTCAGGTCATATTAAAACCATTTGGTTTACAAGTCaattactaattttttttttaaagtagcattCTGACACCTAACCCTGCTCTAATGAGGGCAGTGCTCTCCCTAGAATACCATTACATAGCATGGTTGCCAGTCTGTCAATGTCCTTCCCCTAAGAGACAGCGAAAGCCCCATCTGCAGCACACTGAAACCTCATTTGCTTACAAACCCATAATTCCCACTTGGAAATACAAAGCACTGCCAGAAAACAGTCTGTCACTAAGTACCATACATGGAAAGCATGCCAAAATAATTGACACTcgtttggaaagaaagaaaagataaaaatccaCTGCTCCTCTTTTTAGGCCCAGGTTCGTGTAAACAAGAAGGAACAACCCTTTCActgaaagcagctgtgtggATACCACAGGGAAAATCCGCATTAAGTTACATATGCTGAACACCGAAGTGAGACACAGTTATTATACATACAATATATTGCATAGCATATTGGAAAAACAATCCCCAAAATGTAACTTCTTGTAAACACAGTTACTTGTGATAAAACTCCTGTATACAAAACTCAAGACTTACTGTCACATATAGCAGAGGTTATCAAGGACTATATCTAAACAGGATACCTAAAAAGGGGTTATAACTGTAGGCACAAAGAAAAACTTTGATCTGACCTCCTCTGTGTCCTGTTTCCAAAACATATCCTTTCTCAGtcagctcctgcccagctctccagacTCCTCTCtggtttctctctccttttctccacaCCTGAGCAGAACTACTCCAGCACAGGGAGCTCAGTGCCTAACCCATCCCAGTCCAACCGATACGCAGGAATTAGGCACCATTTCACCTAagcaccctgggctgcatccttTCAGCTGCCCTAGAAAACACAGCAATGGGACAGCAATCCTTACGAAAAGCGGGTAAAGCTCCTTTCTTTGAGGGTGCCTGGAAGAAAAGGTCACGTTGTGCTCCTTTCACCCAAAAGCTCAAGAATTACAGGACCAGCTCAGAAAATGGGAGGCCCTAAATTCAGCTTCTTCCTCACAGGATTCAAACCCACATCTCACTTCCTAGAAGATTACTCTAATTATCAAGTTAGAGACTTGCCTGAGGGGGATACTACCCACACCTTCTGCTGGAGCTGTAAAGTATATATACAGCTCCAGGTTCTTCCAGGCCAGAAGAGAGCATAGAAAGAATACAATGCTTCATGCTCTTGACTGGCCAttcacctggggaaaaaaaggatactGATATCCTAGCCTCTGCATCAGGACTTAGATATagttacatttcttttaaaaacagaatcaGTTCTGGAAACAGAACTTCTGCTTTACCCTTCCCAACAGGGCTCTAACCACTAGGACACAGAGCCACACACACTCCTGTCCCCACCACTCCAGCACTCTGCCCTCTTTCTGTTCAGAAGTCCAGCTTGAGTGCGAGGGGCGAGAATGCCTTGGCTCAGCCTGGATGACAGCACAGTAATAATGGCACTCTGCTGAAAACGTAAATATTAGACCTGCAGGGACATCATTCTAAaattgggggggaggggggaagacaGCACAATGCAGATTTCATAGcacaaaattcaaaatattcttcatcagtaaaaaataaactgaagcaactgggaaaaaaaaaaaaaaaggcaaattaccAAAAATCCCACCTACCATTAATTCTAAGAGATAGAATTCACATTCTAGTATCTGCAAAGAAGTAAAATCACGGTTAAAGAGCAGCACGTTTCAGACAGCACAAAGAATTAACTGGTATCCAGTTTAACATCATTAATGCACAGGAATTCTCACCACATATTTCCAACAGTCCTAAATACATTTCATCTGAAACTATGCCACTAGCCAAAAATCAAACTATTATTAGGCATTGCTTTACCACCACTATAACTGTAGAATGAGAGCCTTTTCATCAGGCCACTAACATGTCAAATGGCCTTTTAAAGTCTTTTCAGATTTCAATTTCTTATGAAATATTCTGTCCAACTGTAGCAATTAAATCAGCTCTCTTTTTCCAGAGATAGTGACTTATTAGTGATATCAAGGAAAAGACTGGACTGCTTTGGCTACAGGAAAGCAGTACTCCAAAAGGTATTTCCATTTGCCTTTATCTGTAAAACAGCAGTGCAGTTTTATTCCAAGATCTTAATATAtcagaatataaaatatctATTTCGCTTTCTAGATTGAGtgaaaagcaaaccaacaaaaaaataggATTTGTCACAGTCGatctaaaaataattacagctgTTTAACTTCCAAAATACTACAGCACAGGTTAAAACTGGTTTCAAGAAAAACTACAAAATTTATCAGCATTGTGACTGAGAATGCCTTGAAAACCACTAGTAAatctaaattttaaataataaataaaaattatttttcaaaacccATTACATTTTacaggcaaaaataaaactgctttctgTAAGCCAACTGCTCCTGTGTGCAAGCTTGGAAGCATCCCAGGTGCAAGGGCTATTTACCTTCCCTGGGGCAATGTATTTGTCAACAGGAACATTCAACAGAAGCTAAATCTCTTTTATCATCATACTatataaaaattactatttcaGCCACCCAGTCATGTCACTTCTCTTTATAGTATTCCTGTCAACAATTTAAGGAAATGAGGTtacagaagataaaatatttttagaaataattttcccaATAACCTACCCAAAACTAATTATTATCAACCTGGCATATGagtatgaaaatatttcttccttggAATTTAAAATACAGGATTTCCTGCTAACaattatttgccttttaatttatttgcttaaGTTGTATTTCAAACAGCACACTTACATGGTTCATCCTATAAGGAAACTCCTTCGGAAAGGCATACGAAAACCTAGTTTTCACTAAAGAGAAATCAGTatgttaaaaaattatgtaattAATCCTTTTacttatttccttttctattaATTCATCTGTATACAGCTCTTCATTCAGCAGCACAAGTGCTTACAATACAAAAGGTTtgtatttgaaagagaaaagttaTAAGATTTAAGAtccagaaagggaaagagaaatacacCTGAAACCCAGATTTGCACAGGTGCTCAGCCACCTGCCTGCTACTTTGTGCACTACTAAATCTTCTGGTTAACCAACACCTACCTCATGGGCACCTAACTTTCCACAAGTTATCATTCACAGAGCTATCTACTGACCAACGTCACTCCAAATTTGGTGATATCTACAGGATCTCAGTTCCAACACTAAATGGAATTTTTATGTGGGATTTTTTACATAGGCTTGATCCTTCTACTTGCAAGATTTCAAACCATCTAATGAAGTATTAGAAAAGCAAGGGCAAGGTGAGGGAGCTCAGCCAAGAGTTCTCATACATCCACAATGTAGATTTTGGATACGCAAAAAACAGGCTCAAATTCAAAGCAATAAGTCAATTCACCACACCATAGATCAATGTCCTGGGCACTGGATTATCAGACATTCAAGGATGTTTCTCTCCTTGAGACAGACACCTAAGCATCTGCTTAGGCATATATGATCCAAGACACTTGCCTCCAAGAGAATGTTCAAATATATCCTCAGTTTTCTAGCTTATGATGATCCCTGATTTAGATACCTAATTATCCTCATGTGTTTTACAAGAACAGGTACCAATAGTGCACTGTTCAGAATTACGTTAAGGTGCAAAACCAGAGTAATCTCACATTAGAATGCTGAGCAAAGGAGAACTTAAGTACACTTGAGGATGTGGATTTGAGATTTGTagaactgaaacatttttaaatctattttaagTCCCTGCTCTTCAAGGAAAACAGGTAATATTTAACATCCTGAAAGTGGGCAATATTCCTTACATTAATGACAGATAGTATATGATGAATTGAAACTACTTCCAGAAAATCAGTATGCCATTCACTTTGATGAAAAGATAGTGTCAATCCTCCAGCCTAAAGACTTCAACATTTAGACCTATGGTGGACTTTGCTAGAAAATTTGCTGTAGGACAATAAGACTAGGCTATTGGTTGGAAATTTTATTGAtttcaagaaacagaagaatgaatAAAAAAGGTTTCTCAAGAAGCATGGAAACTGCAGAgacattgtaaaaaaataaaccactttgAGGGAAAAGATagggaaataaaacatttttcccacAAAGCAAGCTGCAGAGACAACCATATGGAGTTGTCCTTTTAGTGAGCTGTGGAAAGAGAGCAATAAGCTTTTGAAGAGGTTGCCAGAAACCAACCTGAGATTATCTTTCTTTCAAAGGAATCACGTGTTACTACGTCTCTGTCTCTACCTAACTGAAAGCAAACAGACCTTTTCAACCCACCACTACACTAGTCACCCCTTttgttagcttttttttcctttgtctcgTCTCATCTTTTTTCACCTTTTGTATGAAGACctcaaaaaaaattgctgtgtgCTACTGAAGCAGCTCTGGTAAAGGAAGACCAGGTAGAATAAAAGACAAACACTGGGAGAAAACCTGTTGCTTTCAGTCTCCACTTCCATGAAATGTAGAGTACTTATCAGGGCAAGCAAGGTTTCTAGGTCTGAAGAAGAACTGTGGGGGGAAATCTGTGAGATTCTGAGACCTGAGATTTTCAGGAACAGCACAGCCTAGGACTAGAAGCCCAAGTAAAATCAGCTACTGCATATTTACCAAAATCCATTGAACCTTCTCACTGATGCATCAAAACTGCCACATAGATCTGTGCTTTGAGATGCTAATGATGTAAAAATAGCAACTCTCACTGCTCAGTCCACTACTGGTCTTGGTCACGCTGGCACTGAAGATGCATTTGTCTTCCTGGTGGTGGAACTGTCATACGGCCAGCCCCACGGACTGATATCCTCACTGCATGTGGAGGCTACAGATGCAGCCAGTCACCTGTCCCCTCAACAGCTAAAATGGATTTTGAAAGCAGTGACCTACATTTCAAGAAGCACAGCCAGGAATTGCCTACTGAGAGCAGCTGGACCTTCTGGGTCAAATTATAGCATTCAGCTGAGGAAGCCACCACTTTCAGACTTTGACAGATGAGATGTAAGTTACAAAAACTGGGAGATATTAGGCAAGTGGGAGAGATAATTAAGTAACTACAGTGCCATTTTATTGAACTTATCTGTGAACAATATATAGgttataaaatgtatttttaggaaTAAATATCATGTGCACAGACTAATTTTATGATGAGGgggaaggattttaaaaaattagaaggTATACAGCCTACCAAAATTCTGAACATGGGTACTTCCATGGAGCCATACCTTTtataaaacagacaaataaaacTCTCAATTTCAAGTTCTATCTTTGAGTAGTCCAGAATTCAATTTACTACTCAAGACTATTTATAAACCTCAATAGTTTAAtgttattacttttatttatgcTTGGCATAagttccaaaaccaaaactaataCAGAAAGGACCCCTCTGTTTCACATTTGGAAACGGAAGGTATTTATTCTAAATGGCTTTAACTGGCTCCTAGCAGTCAACAAGCAAGCACCCCCATGACTTGATAGAAAGCTACCttataaaaacaagcaaacaaacaaacaaaaaaagtctgatCTCCCTATAGAGATACGTAACTACACTATAATGAAAATCACTGATACTTACATACAGAAGTAGCAGCAGAAATCAACCTTGTATTTGAAACGACACCAAattcctgaagaaaaagaatgataAATGAGGTGAACCACCTGAAATACCGTATACTCACACTGTtatcaaattaaaataacacCTTCTTACTAAGCTGGGCTTCtttaagcagtatttttttccccaccccttttttttttttaattttcttaaggtGAACAGTGTAAACTCTTACGTAAAGAGTTTTTTCATTGATTAGTTACTTTATTGTTTGAGTTGTGAGGTATAGTAAACATTTACAAAAGGTACTAAAGCCACAAAAGCTCAGCTGGCTAACACTCTACATATAAAACAGACAAGAGAGCTTCAAGGTCTGCTGGTTTTCCTTAACCCACTTGGAGAGAAAATTGCCTTTAGAAACCTGTCACTAACCacctttttttattgtttccatGAAGCCTTAGCTCCTCTGCTGACATAGTGAGCAAGCTGAAAATTTTCTGTATGTAGTGTTCTTTCAGAGAAGTGCATAACTGAATCACTGCTGCTATAGCTGCCTTCTAAAGGTGCAGAAGATTTAGCTTAAGGAAGGCTGCATGGACTTCTAGTATTTGTTGCAAAATATATGGTAAATCTGTATATATACACTCTATGTCTGTACTTTCTTAAAGACTTAATTAATAGGctgataaaaaaaatactgtctcCAATACTCTgagcttttctcctttccttcatcTCTTCCAAACAGTGAAATGCGTCATGGTATTTGCACTGACAACAGTCTTAAGTGGCAGACACTGGTTTAATAGGACTGCTTCAACCATCCACTAGGTATTTGAGTTCCTCCTGGAAAATTCCTTGTTCTCAAACAGCTGAAAAACCTCCTGCATTACAGAGGACTAAGAGCAGCACCCAGCTGATGCCAACTCTCGGCCACATTCAAAGTGGACTTTTAATGGTGGAGGCACAAAGCCGGTTCCCACCACTATCCCTAATGGGTCAGACCTTATGGTAATTTCTCAAAGACAGTGTATGAGCTACAATATACTTTCAATTCAAGTAATGAAGTGTGGTAAACTCTGAGGATCCCTCACTATGTGAAAGGGAAAAggataattaggaaaaaatttcaaattatgttttaaagTTTGAGTAAacataaataaggaaaaacacaCCAGAAAGGAGACAGTGTTTAAGATATAGGGTATGTAAACACGTAAACACTGTATCACAGTGAAACAGCCATTTAAAACACTCTCCCCAATTTTCAGAGGCCCTTCAGGGTTAGTAATTCAGACAAAATTGTAAAAGATCAAATACTAAATAACATGTTTGAAGGccttctctgtctccttttcttaAATGCTATAGAAATCTATACAAAAAAGAGAAGGTTTCAACCCCCAAAGCATGAAGAAtgacaaaaaatttaaaagtcctaaatgttttctctctctcatacatcacataattttacattaaaaaattgtaaTACTTCATACCTCTACTTTGGATGCCAAAAACACACACGTAGGAGCCATTAATACTGGATCTATACTTTTTAGGGAATATCTGAAATGTTATAACAAAATTATAATATGTTGTTTCATACACGTAGAACGATTAATCTATTAAGAGCACCACACCtccttttgaaaaagcaaagcttaaGTTAACTTTATTAGCATAAAAGCTTTACACcatccagaaaacaaaagtgGCACTGTTTTTAATACAGAACTGCATTTAAAAGGGCTACCAAAATGTGCCTagcaaatgttttattcttgtACCATCATAGTAAACAGTCCTACCTGGCATAGAATCTCTTGAAGTAGACTGTAGCAGTGGCAATAACTTGTTGTCTTAATTTAAGATGTTCACCTAAAGCCTggataacttaaaaaaaatgaacaaaagctTGAGTTGAGTTTTACAACAATTTGACACCAAATAGTACAGGATCTCAAAACATGACTAGCG
This window encodes:
- the CCNC gene encoding cyclin-C; the encoded protein is MAGNFWQSSHYLQWILDKQDLLKERQKDLKFLTEEEYWKLQIFFTNVIQALGEHLKLRQQVIATATVYFKRFYARYSLKSIDPVLMAPTCVFLASKVEEFGVVSNTRLISAATSVLKTRFSYAFPKEFPYRMNHILECEFYLLELMDCCLIVYHPYRPLLQYVQDMGQEDMLLPLAWRIVNDTYRTDLCLLYPPFMIALACLHVACVVQQKDARQWFAELSVDMEKILEIIRVILKLYEQWKNFDERKEMATILSKMPKPKPPPNSEGEQGPNGSQNSSYSQS